Below is a window of Mucilaginibacter ginkgonis DNA.
TGTTGGCAAACGTGAGCTTATGGATGTAGGTAGTATTAATAAGTTGGGCTCTGAGCGCACATTTTTACTTTCTACTACTCACGGGGCAGAAATGTGCGGTTTAGGCGCATTTTTAGAAACAGTAAAAACTTACCGAGAACAAAATGTTATTGATCATCTTTGGAATTTTGGAGAAAAGCTTTTCAATGGCATCAATCAAATTAGTGCCGGTTTAAATATCAAAGATTTCTTTTACATGGATGGAAACCCTGTCTCCATGAACTACGTTGCAAAAGATAACGAGGGTGCCGTCTCTTTAGGATTTAGAACCCTATTCTCACAAGAAATGATTAAGAACGGAGTGCTTATTCCTTGGATAGCCCCAAGCTTTATGCATAGAGAAGAGGAATTAGATTTTACGATGGACGCTGCAGAAAAATCACTTAAAGTCGTTAAACAGGCTTTGAATGAGGGCTTGGAAAAATACCTCGTTGGGCCGTCGATCAAACCGGTTTTCCGTCAATTCAATTAACAGTATTAAAGTAGATATCTCCTATATTCAATGTTTTCTGTAAAAGACAAAGTTGTAGTTGTTACCGGGGGTAACGGGCTTCTGGGTCAGCAAATAGTTATGAGCTTGAGAGCAGAGGGCGCTACAGTAATCAGTGCCGATATACATTTCAATAAAATAACGGAAAACGATGTAGTTGTTGATATTACTAATAAAGACACTATCGAAGAATGCATTGCTTCAATTTATTCAAAGTATGGCAGGCTTGATGGCTGGGTAAATAACGCTTATCCCAGAACTCAAGATTGGGGTAATAAATTGGAGGATATTGCTTTTGAATCATGGAGAAGTAATGTGGATATGCACTTGAATGGTTATTTTTTGTGCTGCCAGTTGGTGCTGAAAGCAATGAAACAACAAGGCTTTGGTTCCCTTATCAATATGTCATCAATTTATGGACTGGTTGGTCCGGACTTTTCGGTTTATGAGGGTACAGAAATGACAATGCCCGCTGCATATGCGGCAATAAAAGGTGGATTGACTAATTTAACAAGATATCTGGCCTCATATTACGGTCCTGCTCAGGTACGGGTGAATACAGTGTCTCCGGGAGGGATTTTTAACAACCAACCAACAGAATTTGTGGCAAAGTATGAATCTAAAGTGCCGATGAAACGAATGGGAAGCCCAAAAGATATTGTGGCGGCAGTGCATTACCTATTGTCTGATGAGGCGTCATATGTTACGGGCCATAACTTGATAGTTGATGGTGGGTGGAGCGTAATTTAATATTGAATTACAAACGATAGTTA
It encodes the following:
- a CDS encoding oxidoreductase encodes the protein MFSVKDKVVVVTGGNGLLGQQIVMSLRAEGATVISADIHFNKITENDVVVDITNKDTIEECIASIYSKYGRLDGWVNNAYPRTQDWGNKLEDIAFESWRSNVDMHLNGYFLCCQLVLKAMKQQGFGSLINMSSIYGLVGPDFSVYEGTEMTMPAAYAAIKGGLTNLTRYLASYYGPAQVRVNTVSPGGIFNNQPTEFVAKYESKVPMKRMGSPKDIVAAVHYLLSDEASYVTGHNLIVDGGWSVI